In Microbacterium maritypicum, the following are encoded in one genomic region:
- a CDS encoding J domain-containing protein: MFDSPLSASAYEILEVDPGVDDVELRRAYRLRLRQTHPDTGGDAAIFIQVQRAWELIGTAEGRAAYDRRTGVTHEAGSEWSGWRPPPTRTDTRPRARSYGHPGGWRRERYLDLIREWAGRGVEVPDPYDPALVRSAPRDLRRLLADALAEEATARTVSDLGMGFTVWHDVAAGADADDKLDHVVLGPSGLYGVMSEDFGGVVGFRRGEITGPSLGTRAPVTAALGRMRTVAKAAKVRFGGAIIVLPDDDLSQAVTPLGTTRGVPVVVVRRSALAMVLRQGVPQARAIGGNELFDVRTRLQQTVRFV; encoded by the coding sequence ATGTTCGACAGTCCGCTCTCGGCTTCGGCCTACGAGATCCTCGAGGTCGACCCCGGCGTCGACGACGTCGAGCTGCGCCGCGCCTACCGTCTGCGCCTGCGTCAGACCCACCCCGACACCGGTGGCGACGCGGCGATCTTCATCCAGGTGCAGCGCGCCTGGGAGCTGATCGGCACCGCCGAGGGTCGCGCCGCCTACGACCGCCGGACCGGTGTGACCCACGAGGCGGGCTCCGAGTGGAGCGGGTGGCGTCCGCCGCCGACCCGCACCGACACGCGCCCGCGGGCCCGGTCGTACGGTCACCCCGGCGGCTGGCGCCGCGAGCGCTACCTCGACCTCATCCGCGAATGGGCCGGCCGTGGCGTCGAGGTCCCCGATCCCTACGACCCCGCGCTCGTGCGCTCGGCACCGCGTGACCTGCGCCGGCTCCTCGCCGACGCCCTGGCGGAGGAGGCCACCGCACGCACGGTGTCCGACCTGGGCATGGGCTTCACGGTGTGGCATGACGTCGCCGCGGGAGCCGATGCCGACGACAAGCTCGACCACGTGGTGCTGGGCCCCTCGGGCCTGTACGGCGTGATGTCCGAGGACTTCGGCGGGGTCGTCGGCTTCCGTCGCGGCGAGATCACGGGACCGAGCCTCGGCACCCGCGCGCCCGTGACCGCCGCGCTCGGGCGGATGCGCACGGTCGCCAAGGCCGCGAAGGTGCGCTTCGGCGGTGCGATCATCGTGCTGCCCGACGACGACCTCTCCCAGGCGGTCACCCCGCTCGGCACGACCCGGGGCGTTCCGGTCGTGGTGGTGCGGCGCAGTGCGCTCGCCATGGTGCTGCGCCAGGGAGTTCCGCAGGCGCGGGCCATCGGCGGCAACGAGCTGTTCGACGTGCGCACCCGACTGCAGCAGACCGTGCGCTTCGTCTGA
- a CDS encoding histidine phosphatase family protein, which translates to MAAREPILEHPISEAPAGKLVLLRHGETEWSRTGRHTGLTDIPLTGRGEDLARRAGALVADYDFSLVLTSPLVRAQRTAELAGLHAEIDPLLVEWDYGGYEGRTTKDIRADLGYGWSTFTHGVIPGRTPGETVEEVAARASRVLTRVLPAMSQGDVALVAHGHFLRILTAVYLRLAPRFGAQISLDAGSVSVLGFAREQPAILSWNYGPELPSAPAES; encoded by the coding sequence GTGGCTGCACGCGAACCGATACTCGAACACCCCATCTCCGAAGCACCGGCCGGAAAGCTGGTGCTCCTGCGCCACGGCGAGACCGAATGGTCGCGGACCGGCAGGCACACGGGGCTCACCGACATCCCCCTCACGGGGCGCGGCGAGGATCTGGCCCGTCGCGCGGGTGCGCTCGTGGCGGACTACGACTTCTCGCTCGTTCTGACGTCTCCGCTCGTGCGGGCGCAGCGCACCGCGGAGCTCGCGGGCCTGCACGCCGAGATCGATCCGCTGCTCGTCGAGTGGGACTACGGCGGATACGAGGGTCGCACCACGAAGGACATCCGTGCGGACCTCGGCTACGGCTGGAGCACCTTCACCCACGGCGTGATCCCCGGGCGCACCCCCGGCGAGACCGTGGAAGAGGTCGCCGCGCGGGCGTCGCGGGTGCTCACGCGGGTCCTGCCGGCGATGTCGCAGGGAGACGTCGCGCTGGTCGCGCACGGCCACTTCCTGCGCATCCTGACGGCGGTGTACCTGCGGCTCGCTCCGCGCTTCGGCGCCCAGATCAGCCTGGATGCCGGGTCGGTGTCGGTTCTCGGCTTCGCGCGCGAGCAGCCCGCCATCCTGTCGTGGAACTACGGTCCGGAGCTGCCTTCGGCACCCGCCGAATCCTGA
- a CDS encoding squalene cyclase: MAIATETMQWLLDGDPALRWQVERDLLREPEQVWQATRARVATEGFGAALLARQDADGQWAGGAFFPAGFFGSPEAEEPGQPWTATTWSLNDLREWGVEAAVLGDTADRLSQNSRWEYDDLPYWGGEVDVCINAYTLANGAWLGADVAALARWFPAHRLEDGGWNCEAEEGDSVRSSFHSTLNALRGMLAYERLTGDTSLREARHSGEEYLLRRRLLYRESTGEQVGPFVGRFVYPSRHRFSALTALDHFREASLVEGGAPDDRIADAVELVRAARRADGTWTQTTPLAGRTWFPVDAGEGHPSRWLTLIGTRVLDWAGRA; this comes from the coding sequence ATGGCGATCGCGACGGAGACGATGCAGTGGCTGCTCGACGGTGACCCCGCGCTGCGCTGGCAGGTGGAGCGCGACCTGCTGCGGGAGCCCGAGCAGGTGTGGCAGGCGACGCGCGCTCGGGTGGCGACCGAGGGCTTCGGTGCCGCTCTCCTCGCCCGGCAGGACGCTGATGGCCAGTGGGCCGGCGGCGCCTTCTTCCCGGCGGGCTTCTTCGGCAGCCCGGAGGCCGAGGAGCCGGGGCAGCCGTGGACGGCCACGACCTGGTCCCTGAACGATCTGCGCGAGTGGGGCGTGGAGGCCGCCGTGCTCGGCGACACCGCGGACCGCCTGTCGCAGAACAGCCGGTGGGAGTACGACGACCTGCCCTATTGGGGCGGCGAGGTCGACGTGTGCATCAACGCCTACACGCTGGCGAACGGCGCCTGGCTGGGGGCGGACGTGGCCGCCCTCGCCCGATGGTTCCCCGCTCACCGCCTCGAGGACGGCGGGTGGAACTGCGAGGCGGAGGAGGGCGACTCGGTGCGGTCGTCGTTCCACTCCACGCTCAACGCCCTGCGCGGGATGCTCGCCTATGAGCGGCTCACCGGCGACACGTCGCTGCGCGAGGCGCGGCACTCGGGCGAGGAGTATCTGCTGCGACGTCGGCTGCTGTACCGCGAGTCGACCGGCGAACAGGTCGGCCCGTTCGTGGGGCGCTTCGTGTATCCGAGTCGTCATCGGTTCAGCGCGCTCACCGCCCTGGACCATTTCCGCGAGGCATCGCTCGTCGAGGGCGGCGCACCCGACGACCGGATCGCGGATGCCGTCGAGCTGGTCCGCGCCGCGCGACGGGCGGACGGCACGTGGACGCAGACCACTCCGCTCGCCGGTCGCACCTGGTTCCCGGTCGATGCCGGGGAGGGTCATCCCTCCCGCTGGCTGACACTCATCGGCACCCGCGTGCTCGACTGGGCCGGACGCGCCTGA
- a CDS encoding Fur family transcriptional regulator yields the protein METELDSALRVAGLRATAGRVAVLEALDSMAHTDAERVYRAVSEVLPTTSIQSVHNILADLTTAGLIRRIEPAGSAALYERRIDDNHHHVVCTSCGAVGDVDCVVGEAPCLTPSSTGGFTVQTAEVTFWGLCPSCQNAAQ from the coding sequence ATGGAGACAGAACTCGACTCGGCGCTTCGCGTTGCCGGGCTGCGTGCGACCGCGGGCCGCGTCGCCGTTCTCGAGGCTCTCGACTCCATGGCCCATACCGATGCGGAGCGGGTCTACCGCGCCGTGTCCGAAGTGCTGCCGACCACGTCGATCCAGTCGGTGCACAACATCCTCGCGGACCTGACGACGGCGGGTCTCATCCGCCGGATCGAACCGGCAGGTTCCGCGGCGCTCTATGAGCGGCGCATCGACGACAACCACCACCACGTCGTCTGCACCTCCTGCGGTGCGGTCGGCGATGTGGACTGCGTCGTCGGCGAAGCGCCGTGTCTCACCCCGTCCTCGACGGGTGGATTCACCGTCCAGACCGCCGAGGTCACCTTCTGGGGCCTCTGCCCCAGCTGCCAGAACGCCGCGCAATAG
- a CDS encoding catalase: MTKPADSYRPSTTTQAGAPIASDAHSLTVGADGPTVLHDHYLVEKIAAFNRERVPERNPHAKGGGAFGEFVVTEDVSAYTQAAVFQKGAKSEALIRFSSVAGEQGSPDTWRDVRGFSLRLYSEEGNLDIVGNNTPTFFLRDAIKFPDFIHSQKRLGDSGLRDPDMQWDFWTLSPETAHQVTYLMGDRGLPRSWRHMNGYGSHTFSWVNEAGELFWMRYHFVSNQGVEAMGADEAQQLAGSDADHYRRDLFEAIARGDHPSWDLYVQIMPYDEAKTYRFNPFDLTKTISLKDYPRIKVGTLTLNRNPENFFTQIEQAGFSPGNQVRGTGISPDKMLMGRIFAYPDAQRHRIGANYNQLPVNQPHAAEARNYQHEGAMRYQHNDAAHRTYQPNSFGPAGGPEADPSKGIEANWEADGELVRSAATLHAEDDDFGQAGTLYREVFDGEQRARFLETLTGQGRSITIDDIRERFFQYWTNVDAELGAALRDRV; encoded by the coding sequence ATGACGAAACCTGCCGATTCGTACCGTCCGTCCACCACCACGCAGGCCGGAGCCCCGATCGCGAGCGACGCGCATTCGCTCACCGTCGGCGCCGATGGCCCCACCGTGCTGCATGACCACTACCTGGTCGAGAAGATCGCGGCGTTCAACCGCGAGCGTGTGCCGGAGCGCAACCCGCACGCGAAGGGCGGCGGCGCCTTCGGCGAGTTCGTCGTCACGGAGGACGTGTCGGCGTACACCCAGGCTGCGGTCTTCCAGAAGGGCGCGAAGAGCGAGGCGCTGATCCGCTTCTCCTCCGTCGCCGGAGAGCAGGGCTCGCCCGACACCTGGCGCGACGTGCGCGGGTTCTCGCTGCGGCTCTATTCGGAAGAGGGCAACCTCGACATCGTCGGCAACAACACCCCGACCTTCTTCCTGCGCGACGCGATCAAGTTCCCGGACTTCATCCACTCGCAGAAGCGCCTCGGCGACTCGGGTCTGCGCGACCCCGACATGCAGTGGGACTTCTGGACCCTCTCGCCCGAGACCGCGCACCAGGTGACCTACCTCATGGGCGACCGCGGCCTCCCGCGCAGCTGGCGGCACATGAACGGCTACGGCTCGCACACCTTCTCGTGGGTGAACGAAGCCGGTGAACTCTTCTGGATGCGCTACCACTTCGTGTCGAACCAGGGTGTCGAGGCGATGGGTGCCGACGAAGCGCAGCAGCTCGCCGGATCCGACGCCGACCACTACCGCCGTGATCTGTTCGAGGCGATCGCCCGCGGCGACCACCCGTCGTGGGATCTGTACGTGCAGATCATGCCGTACGACGAGGCCAAGACCTACCGGTTCAACCCGTTCGACCTCACCAAGACGATCTCGCTGAAGGACTACCCGCGCATCAAGGTCGGCACGCTCACCCTGAACCGCAACCCGGAGAACTTCTTCACGCAGATCGAGCAGGCCGGCTTCTCACCGGGGAACCAGGTGCGCGGCACCGGGATCTCACCCGACAAGATGCTGATGGGCCGCATCTTCGCGTACCCCGACGCGCAGCGTCACCGCATCGGCGCGAACTACAACCAGCTGCCGGTGAACCAGCCACACGCAGCCGAGGCACGCAACTACCAGCACGAAGGAGCGATGCGGTACCAGCACAACGACGCCGCGCACCGCACCTACCAGCCGAACTCGTTCGGACCTGCCGGCGGACCCGAAGCGGATCCGTCGAAGGGCATCGAGGCGAACTGGGAGGCCGACGGCGAACTCGTGCGTTCCGCCGCCACGCTGCACGCCGAGGACGACGACTTCGGGCAGGCGGGCACGCTCTACCGCGAGGTCTTCGACGGCGAGCAGCGGGCGCGGTTCCTCGAGACCCTCACCGGTCAGGGCCGCTCCATCACCATCGACGACATCCGCGAGCGGTTCTTCCAGTACTGGACGAACGTGGATGCCGAGCTCGGCGCAGCCCTGCGGGATCGGGTCTGA
- a CDS encoding alpha/beta fold hydrolase → MATPLSDLTGMPDPQHVYAADGTRLATYTWGDPDAPVVVIVHGFASSARDNWVLTGWVRELDRAGYRVLALDQRGHGRSEKPHDPEGYRIRTLVTDVETVMDTYLVDDAFYVGYSLGARVGWEVVRELPHRIGRAVLGGVPDGIPLARLDLDQVRAYIADGTPVADPTTQNYIALTERVPGNDLRALVALAEGMRSSGMIDPDPSDAPTRPILFATGSKDAIIEGSRALASAAPDGRFFEIPNRNHFNAPGSRDFKEAALAFLSEA, encoded by the coding sequence GTGGCCACCCCCCTCTCCGACCTGACCGGCATGCCCGACCCGCAGCACGTGTACGCCGCCGACGGCACACGCCTGGCGACGTACACCTGGGGCGACCCGGATGCTCCCGTCGTCGTGATCGTGCACGGATTCGCGTCGAGCGCCCGCGACAACTGGGTCCTCACCGGCTGGGTGCGCGAGCTCGACCGCGCCGGCTACCGGGTGCTCGCGCTCGATCAGCGTGGGCATGGGCGCAGCGAGAAGCCGCACGATCCGGAGGGGTACCGCATCCGGACGCTGGTGACCGATGTCGAGACCGTGATGGACACATACCTCGTGGACGACGCGTTCTACGTCGGCTACTCGCTCGGAGCCCGCGTGGGCTGGGAAGTGGTGCGCGAGCTGCCCCACCGCATCGGCCGGGCGGTGCTCGGCGGAGTGCCGGACGGCATCCCCCTGGCCCGCCTCGACCTGGACCAGGTGCGGGCGTACATCGCCGACGGCACCCCGGTCGCCGACCCCACGACGCAGAACTACATCGCGCTGACGGAGCGGGTACCCGGCAACGACCTGCGGGCACTGGTCGCGCTCGCGGAAGGGATGCGGTCGTCAGGGATGATCGACCCCGATCCATCGGATGCGCCGACGCGCCCGATCCTGTTCGCCACGGGTTCGAAGGATGCCATCATCGAGGGTTCACGGGCACTGGCGTCCGCGGCCCCCGACGGTCGCTTCTTCGAGATCCCGAACCGGAACCACTTCAACGCTCCGGGATCGCGGGACTTCAAAGAGGCGGCGCTGGCGTTCCTCTCCGAGGCGTAG
- the msrA gene encoding peptide-methionine (S)-S-oxide reductase MsrA, translating to MTDTGTITRTPGTETAVLAGGCFWGMEDLIRRQPGVIGTRVGYTGGSNDHATYRNHPGHAEAVEIVFDPTKTTYRDILAFFFQIHDPSTKDRQGNDIGSSYRSAIFPLSPEQETVARDTIADVDASGLWPGKAVTTIEAAGPFWEAEEEHQDYLIKYPNGYTCHFPRAGWVLPQRAESSAV from the coding sequence ATGACCGACACCGGAACCATCACGCGCACGCCCGGGACCGAGACGGCCGTTCTCGCCGGCGGTTGTTTCTGGGGCATGGAAGACCTGATCCGCCGCCAGCCCGGCGTGATCGGCACGCGCGTCGGCTACACCGGCGGATCGAACGACCACGCGACCTACCGCAATCACCCCGGCCACGCCGAGGCCGTGGAGATCGTGTTCGACCCGACCAAGACGACGTACCGCGACATCCTCGCGTTCTTCTTCCAGATCCACGACCCGTCCACGAAGGACCGTCAGGGCAACGACATCGGCTCGAGCTACCGCTCGGCGATCTTCCCGCTCTCTCCCGAGCAGGAAACGGTCGCGCGCGACACGATCGCCGACGTCGACGCCTCGGGCCTGTGGCCGGGCAAGGCCGTCACCACGATCGAGGCCGCGGGCCCGTTCTGGGAGGCCGAGGAAGAGCACCAGGACTACCTGATCAAGTACCCCAACGGCTACACCTGCCACTTCCCGCGCGCGGGATGGGTGCTGCCCCAGCGCGCGGAGAGCTCCGCCGTCTAG
- the msrB gene encoding peptide-methionine (R)-S-oxide reductase MsrB, whose translation MSNDYGKTPEAVSGLTNLQYEVTQQDATEPPFRNAYWNNHDDGIYVDVVSGEPLFSSTDKFDSGTGWPSFTKPIEADAVTTRTDRSLFMKRTEARSANADSHLGHVFDDGPRDEGGLRYCMNSAALRFVPADRLEEEGYGRYSPLFAKTPNTPTTDTSEEQS comes from the coding sequence ATGTCGAACGACTACGGCAAGACCCCCGAGGCCGTCAGCGGCCTCACGAACCTGCAGTACGAGGTGACGCAGCAGGACGCGACCGAACCGCCGTTCCGCAACGCGTACTGGAACAACCACGACGACGGCATCTACGTCGACGTCGTCTCGGGCGAGCCGCTGTTCTCGTCGACCGACAAGTTCGACAGCGGAACCGGATGGCCCAGCTTCACCAAGCCCATCGAGGCGGATGCCGTCACCACGCGCACCGACCGCTCGTTGTTCATGAAGCGCACCGAAGCGCGCTCCGCGAACGCCGACAGCCACCTCGGCCACGTCTTCGACGACGGCCCCCGCGATGAGGGCGGGCTCCGCTACTGCATGAACTCGGCGGCCCTCCGCTTCGTCCCGGCTGACAGGCTGGAGGAGGAGGGGTACGGTCGCTACAGTCCCCTCTTCGCGAAGACGCCGAACACCCCCACCACCGACACCTCTGAGGAGCAGTCATGA
- a CDS encoding DUF808 domain-containing protein — protein MSVGLLAVVDDILSAAMKASAKAAGVVIDDAAVTPQYVQGITPARELPVVGKIALGSLANKFLIIIPAALLLTAFAPWVLPYLLILGGAYLCFEGAEKVLEWFGVQHGHADEGARDEKKLVLGAVRTDLILSTEIMLISLASLEKGLDIWATLAILAVIALLMTGVVYGAVALLVKIDDIGLKMAKNPVRRVRHTGTRIVRSMPAVFRFISILGTVAMLWVGGHLVLVNLGEVGWHFPVDVLHGVEHALHNLGPVVVWIVDTIISAIAGLILGLLIVGIVLGIAKLFGKTPNFHEGEESPADVHV, from the coding sequence ATGTCCGTAGGACTGCTCGCCGTCGTCGACGACATCCTGAGCGCCGCGATGAAGGCCTCGGCCAAGGCAGCGGGTGTCGTGATCGACGACGCCGCGGTCACCCCGCAGTACGTGCAGGGCATCACGCCCGCGCGCGAGCTGCCCGTGGTCGGCAAGATCGCGCTCGGTTCGCTCGCGAACAAGTTCCTCATCATCATCCCGGCGGCACTGCTCCTCACCGCTTTCGCGCCGTGGGTGCTGCCGTATCTGCTGATCCTGGGTGGCGCGTACCTGTGCTTCGAGGGGGCCGAGAAGGTGCTCGAGTGGTTCGGCGTGCAGCACGGCCATGCCGACGAGGGCGCTCGCGACGAGAAGAAGCTGGTCCTGGGCGCGGTGCGCACCGACCTGATCCTCTCGACCGAGATCATGCTCATCTCGCTGGCGAGCCTGGAGAAGGGGCTCGACATCTGGGCGACGCTCGCGATCCTCGCCGTGATCGCACTCCTGATGACGGGCGTCGTGTACGGCGCCGTCGCCCTGCTGGTGAAGATCGACGACATCGGTCTGAAGATGGCGAAGAACCCGGTGCGGCGCGTGCGTCACACCGGAACCCGGATCGTGCGATCGATGCCCGCGGTGTTCCGCTTCATCAGCATCCTGGGCACGGTCGCGATGCTGTGGGTCGGTGGACACCTGGTGCTCGTGAACCTCGGCGAGGTCGGCTGGCACTTCCCGGTCGACGTGCTGCACGGCGTGGAGCACGCGCTCCACAACCTCGGCCCGGTCGTCGTCTGGATCGTCGACACCATCATCTCCGCGATCGCCGGTCTCATCCTCGGGCTGCTCATCGTCGGGATCGTGCTGGGCATCGCGAAGCTGTTCGGCAAGACGCCGAACTTCCACGAGGGCGAGGAATCCCCCGCCGACGTGCACGTCTGA
- a CDS encoding GNAT family N-acetyltransferase, which produces MTDVRIRDAETADLETITAIHNHAVLHTTAIWNEDAVDLADRIAWLADRTSHGYPVIVAVDDSGVLGYASYAQWRPHSGYRHTVEHSVYVLGGQHGRGIGTALMAALVERARAAGMHVMIAGIESGNAASIALHERLGFTEVGRMPQVGAKFGRWLDLSMLQLVLDDRAEPGAAS; this is translated from the coding sequence ATGACAGACGTCCGAATCAGGGATGCGGAGACCGCAGACCTCGAGACGATCACCGCGATCCACAACCACGCGGTGCTGCACACCACCGCGATCTGGAACGAGGATGCGGTCGACCTCGCCGACCGCATCGCCTGGCTCGCCGATCGCACCTCGCACGGCTATCCGGTGATCGTCGCGGTCGACGACTCCGGCGTGCTGGGCTATGCGTCGTACGCGCAGTGGCGTCCACACAGCGGCTACCGGCACACGGTCGAGCACTCCGTCTACGTCCTCGGCGGTCAGCACGGCCGCGGGATCGGCACCGCGCTGATGGCCGCACTCGTCGAGCGCGCCCGCGCCGCGGGGATGCACGTCATGATCGCCGGAATCGAGAGCGGGAACGCCGCTTCCATCGCCCTGCACGAGCGCCTCGGCTTCACCGAGGTCGGGCGGATGCCGCAGGTCGGGGCCAAGTTCGGGCGCTGGCTCGACCTGAGCATGCTCCAGCTCGTGCTCGACGACCGCGCCGAACCCGGCGCCGCATCCTGA
- the pnuC gene encoding nicotinamide riboside transporter PnuC: protein MDLLQWFVDAFNSNWTLPGGQTLLVREVVGNAFGLASALGGMRRKIWAWPVGIIGNLLLLTVFLGSALSPDPSLPHLLGQAGRQIMFIAVAIYGWMRWRNAEGGQIVPKWAPTGARIGLVIVMVVGTVALTPLFRALGSWEPVWADAWTFVGSLLATYGMAKGWTEFWLIWIAVDVVGVPLLFSSGYYATGFMYVFYGIFTAVGFVIWWRAQRTAAQPVVILPPDPNPRRPEDDELA from the coding sequence ATGGACCTGCTGCAGTGGTTCGTCGATGCCTTCAACTCGAACTGGACGCTGCCCGGCGGGCAGACGCTCCTCGTCCGTGAGGTCGTCGGCAACGCATTCGGCCTGGCGAGCGCGCTCGGCGGCATGCGCCGGAAGATCTGGGCATGGCCGGTCGGCATCATCGGCAACCTGCTGCTGCTCACCGTCTTCCTCGGATCCGCGCTCAGCCCCGACCCCTCGCTGCCGCACCTGCTCGGCCAGGCCGGCCGGCAGATCATGTTCATCGCCGTCGCGATCTACGGATGGATGCGTTGGCGCAACGCCGAGGGTGGACAGATCGTGCCGAAGTGGGCGCCGACCGGGGCCCGCATCGGCCTGGTGATCGTGATGGTCGTCGGCACCGTCGCGCTGACCCCGCTGTTCCGCGCGCTGGGCTCGTGGGAGCCGGTGTGGGCCGACGCCTGGACCTTCGTCGGCTCGCTGCTCGCCACCTACGGCATGGCCAAGGGCTGGACCGAGTTCTGGCTCATCTGGATCGCGGTCGACGTGGTCGGCGTGCCCCTGCTCTTCAGCTCCGGCTACTACGCGACTGGCTTCATGTACGTCTTCTACGGCATCTTCACCGCGGTCGGATTCGTCATCTGGTGGCGGGCGCAGCGCACCGCCGCGCAGCCGGTCGTGATCCTGCCGCCGGACCCCAATCCGAGGCGCCCCGAGGACGACGAGCTCGCCTGA
- a CDS encoding amino acid ABC transporter ATP-binding protein encodes MSVPVIEARGVRKRFGDHDVLRGIDLAVGTHEVVVLIGASGSGKSTLLKTMNLIEGIDDGQIFLSGEDITDPRVDADGVRARIGVVFQHFNLFPHLTVLDNVTLAAVRVHGMRKTEARTKARELLETLGLGAKADEYPDRLSGGQQQRVAIVRAILTQPEVLLLDEITSALDPQLVGEVLDLVRQLKQQGATIVMATHEMSFAREVADRIVFLEHGVVVEQGPPSQVFDAPQQAATAEFLARVRH; translated from the coding sequence ATGAGCGTTCCGGTGATCGAGGCCAGGGGAGTGCGCAAGCGCTTCGGCGACCACGACGTGCTGCGCGGCATCGACCTCGCCGTCGGCACGCACGAGGTGGTCGTGCTGATCGGCGCCTCCGGCTCGGGCAAGTCGACGCTGCTCAAGACGATGAACCTCATCGAGGGCATCGACGACGGGCAGATCTTCCTGTCGGGCGAGGACATCACCGACCCGCGGGTGGATGCCGACGGCGTGCGCGCCCGGATCGGCGTCGTGTTCCAGCACTTCAACCTGTTCCCGCACCTGACCGTGCTCGACAACGTCACGCTCGCAGCCGTCCGCGTGCACGGCATGCGCAAGACCGAGGCCCGCACCAAGGCGCGCGAGCTGCTCGAGACGCTCGGCCTCGGTGCCAAGGCCGACGAATACCCCGACCGGCTCTCGGGCGGGCAGCAGCAGCGCGTCGCGATCGTGCGCGCGATCCTCACGCAGCCCGAGGTGCTGCTGCTCGACGAGATCACCAGTGCGCTCGACCCGCAGCTGGTCGGCGAGGTGCTCGACCTGGTGCGTCAGCTCAAGCAGCAGGGTGCGACCATCGTGATGGCGACGCACGAGATGTCGTTCGCCCGCGAGGTCGCCGACCGCATCGTGTTCCTCGAGCACGGCGTGGTCGTCGAGCAGGGGCCGCCGTCGCAGGTGTTCGATGCGCCGCAGCAGGCCGCGACTGCGGAGTTCCTCGCGCGCGTGCGGCACTGA
- a CDS encoding amino acid ABC transporter permease, which translates to MTSQPVDTAWQPSELELSRRVLRRRATTRSVLIALISSLVVAAVLVIVVVNTPGWAVVSQTFFDPQVALDSIGPIFQGLLVNLLVLVIAAVCVAIFGTTLATMRSLRGPVFFPLRALAAAYTDFFRGIPLLIVLYLIGFGIPALMIFPRMPAMFWGTIALVLTYSAYVAEVLRAGMEAVHPSQRIAARSLGLTHGQTLRIVVIPQGVRKVVPALMNDFVSMQKDVGLISVLGVVDAVRAAQLMVADTYNYTPYIVAGLMFIILSWPMIRLTDVVTARMNKREQAGGVV; encoded by the coding sequence ATGACCTCACAGCCCGTCGACACGGCGTGGCAGCCGAGCGAGCTCGAGCTGTCGCGCCGCGTCCTGCGGCGCCGGGCGACCACCCGGTCCGTCCTGATCGCACTGATCAGCAGCCTCGTCGTCGCGGCGGTGCTGGTCATCGTCGTCGTCAACACCCCCGGCTGGGCAGTCGTCAGCCAGACCTTCTTCGACCCGCAGGTCGCGCTCGACAGCATCGGCCCGATCTTCCAGGGGCTGCTCGTCAATCTCCTGGTGCTGGTGATCGCCGCGGTCTGCGTCGCGATCTTCGGAACCACCCTGGCCACCATGCGCTCGCTGCGCGGTCCGGTGTTCTTCCCGCTGCGCGCGCTCGCGGCGGCCTACACCGACTTCTTCCGCGGCATCCCCCTGCTGATCGTGCTGTATCTGATCGGCTTCGGCATCCCCGCGCTGATGATCTTCCCGCGCATGCCCGCGATGTTCTGGGGCACGATCGCCCTCGTCCTCACGTACTCCGCGTACGTCGCCGAGGTGCTCCGCGCCGGCATGGAGGCCGTGCACCCATCGCAGCGCATCGCCGCACGGTCGCTCGGACTGACCCATGGCCAGACGCTCCGCATCGTCGTGATCCCGCAGGGTGTGCGCAAGGTCGTGCCCGCGCTCATGAACGACTTCGTGTCGATGCAGAAAGACGTCGGCCTGATCTCGGTGCTCGGCGTGGTCGACGCCGTCCGCGCGGCTCAGCTGATGGTCGCCGACACCTACAACTACACGCCGTACATCGTCGCCGGGCTCATGTTCATCATCCTCAGCTGGCCGATGATCCGCCTGACCGACGTCGTCACCGCGCGGATGAACAAGCGCGAGCAGGCCGGAGGGGTCGTATGA